One window of Nicotiana tomentosiformis chromosome 11, ASM39032v3, whole genome shotgun sequence genomic DNA carries:
- the LOC138901943 gene encoding uncharacterized protein has product MIRSLLNKTPYELLNGRKPKLTHLRTFGCKCFVLDNGKEGLGKFDAKSDEGILLGYSSQIKAYKVYNKRTQYVEESIYVIFDESHLSCDKDICVDQDGEPLSVLGEIIYMENGKIDMMSQVKDSNDNGTDGSPADIEEPSSSITTTEVENRVVDAV; this is encoded by the coding sequence atgatcaggtcccttctgaacaagactccatatgaactgcTGAATGGAAGGAAGCCCAAACTGACACATCTAAGGACTTTTGGGTGTAAATGCTTTGTCCTCGACAATGGAAAGGAAGGTCTTGGAAAATtcgatgccaaaagtgatgaaggaatcctTCTGGGATACTCATCCCAAATCAAAGCTTACAAAGTAtacaacaaaaggactcaatATGTTGAAGAGAGTATatatgtgatctttgatgaatctcaccTCTCCTGTGACAAGGACATATGTGTTGACCAAGATGGAGAACCTTTATCTGTTTTAGGTGAAATTATTTACATGGAAAATGGAAAAATTGACATGATGAGTCAGGTCAAGGATTCAAATGACAATGGCACAGATGGATCCCCAGCTGACATAGAGGAACCCAGTTCCtcaatcacaacaactgaagTTGAAAATAGAGTTGTTGATGCAGTCTAA
- the LOC138901942 gene encoding uncharacterized mitochondrial protein AtMg00810-like, with product MQEEMHQFERNKVCHLVPRPADLTIIGTRWVFRNKLDEFGYTTRNKARLVVQGYNQEEWIDYDEIFAPVARMEATIILIAFASHMEFTLFQMDVKSAFLVWAKAGSPSLVYVDDIIFGATTDSLCEEFAKLMGSEFEISMMGELTFFLGLQVKQSLKGTLIGQQKYIKELLKRFDMEASKVIDTPIATATRLDMDEPSSPVNQTMYRGIIGSLLYLTASRPDIIFSIGLCARFQSNPKESHLNAAKRILRHLKGTHDLVLYYPSGDNLDLIGYTDADYAGYLVDRKSTSGMAHFLGSCLISRGMRKQNSVALSTTEAEYVAAASCCAQLLWIKQLLEDFGVLSNCVPLLNDNTSALNMAKNPVQHKRTKHIDVDTHDDYRANRQLMQYALVKRAKLTDARLVREPGSLDNSGTDREPDSLYSLVDPYILSGYVYHCRPYVR from the exons ATGCAAGAGGAGAtgcatcaatttgaaagaaataagGTATGTCACCTGGTCCCTCGACCTGCAGATCTAACTATCATAGGCACCAGGTGGGTATTCaggaacaaacttgatgagtttggataTACAACAAGAAATAAGGCAAGGCTTGTAGTTCAAGGTTACAATCAGGAAGAATGGATCGATTATGATGAAATAtttgctccagttgctcgaatggaagccACTATAATtcttattgcctttgcatctcatatggagttcacactgttccaaatggatgtcaaaagtgcatttctagtATGGGCTAAAGCAGGCTCCCCGAgtttg gtatacgttgatgatatcATCTTTGGAGCCACAACTGACTCTCTTTGTGAagaatttgcaaaactcatggggAGTGAGTTCGAGATAAGTATGATGGGAGAATTAACTTTCTTCCTAGGACTTCAAGTGAAACAATCTCTAAAGGGAACATTGATAGGTCAGCAGAAGTACATCAAGGAATTACTAAAAAGGTTTGACATGGAAGCATCAAAAGTCATTGACACCCCTATTGCCACAGCTACCCGTCTAGACATGGATGAACCCAGTTCCCCTGTAAATCAGACCATGTATAGAGGGATCATAGGGTCACTCCTGTATCTTACTGCAAGCAGACCAGACATCATTTTCAGCATAGgtctttgtgcaagatttcaatccaatccaaaggaatctcatctgaatGCTGCCAAGAGAATATTGAGACATCTCAAGGGAACGCatgacctggttctctactatccctcaggTGACAACCTTGATCTTATTGGGTATACTGACGCTGATTATGCAGGATATCTGGTGGACAGGAAAAGCACGTCTGGAATGGCACATTTCCTAGGTTCTTGCCTAATCTCAAGGGGTATGCGGAAACAGAACTCAGTGGCACTCTCAACTACAGAAGCAGAATATGTAGCAGCTGCCTCTTGCTGTGCTCAACTACTGTGGATCAAGCAGCTGTTGGAAGACTTTGGAGTGCTCTCAAATTGTGTGCCTCTCTTAAATGATAACACAAGTGCACTCAATATGGCAAAAAATCCGGTTCAACATAAGAGGACCAAGCACATTGAT gtagacacacatgatgattacagagcaaataggcagttgatGCAGTACGCGCTGGTAAAAAGGGCAAAGCTTACAGATGCAAGATtagtcagggaacctggttctctTGACAACAG